A section of the Diabrotica virgifera virgifera chromosome 8, PGI_DIABVI_V3a genome encodes:
- the LOC126890463 gene encoding uncharacterized protein LOC126890463, with the protein MIFNNILAPRRSDQSFLLKSDQNHHTGISPLEVLNIGLVSKFPIDSIHCLYLGVMKKLLLTWICGDLRVRLCGRDVTNISENLFFYGKFVVSEFNRKPRSLSEVARFKATEFRTLLLYLGVLVLKNIDKAMYEHFLLLHSSVTILLSKRHLANFGCDVPRKLLDCFITHSKDLYGLEFLIYNVHVLCHLSEEARLFGPLDQISAFPFENYLNEIKKSVKSPNKPLEQLFCRLTEANTISVINDSVTKKCEIQHFNGPLLHLSFNSTKQYNKLKYNNIVYTVEAHSNVNCYCLNKEYCVIKINNIVNAKNEYFLIGQKFTSYESFYNYPFESKSLNICIGSKLLQNMELFNLDSIITKCMLFPLDPPNNSKWLSFPLL; encoded by the coding sequence AtgatttttaataacattttggCACCAAGGAGATCGGATCAGTCATTTTTGCTAAAATCTGATCAGAATCATCATACTGGAATTTCACCTTTGGAAGTCTTAAATATAGGATTGGTTTCAAAATTTCCAATTGACTCTATACATTGTTTATACTTAGGTGTTATGAAAAAACTTCTTCTCACATGGATATGTGGTGACTTGCGTGTTCGGTTATGTGGTAGGGATGTTACAAACATATcagaaaacttatttttttatggAAAATTTGTTGTCTCAGAGTTCAATAGAAAACCTCGAAGTCTTTCAGAGGTAGCTCGTTTTAAAGCAACAGAATTTAGAACTCTTTTGCTTTATTTAGGAGTcctagttttaaaaaatattgataagGCTATGTATGAACACTTTCTTCTATTGCATTCTTCTGTTACTATCCTGTTATCTAAAAGGCACTTAGCAAATTTTGGTTGTGATGTTCCTAGAAAATTACTGGACTGCTTTATAACCCATTCCAAAGACCTGTATGGATTAGAGTTTTTAATTTATAATGTTCATGTATTGTGTCACTTGAGTGAAGAAGCTCGGTTGTTTGGTCCATTGGACCAGATTTCTGCTTTTCCTtttgaaaactatttaaatgaaataaaaaagtcAGTGAAATCGCCTAATAAACCATTAGAACAATTGTTTTGTCGCCTGACAGAAGCTAATACTATATCAGTAATTAATGATAGTGTCACAAAGAAATGTGAAATTCAACATTTTAATGGTCCACTGTTACATTTATCTTTTAATTCTACTAAACAGTATAATAagcttaaatataataatattgtgTATACTGTAGAAGCACATTCCAATGTCAACTGTTATTGTCTAAACAAGGAATATtgtgtaataaaaattaataacatagtTAATgctaaaaatgaatattttttaataggTCAAAAGTTTACATCTTACGAATCTTTCTATAATTACCCTTTTGAATCAAAATCACTTAATATTTGCATCGGAAGTAAACTACTTCAAAATATGGAACTTTTTAATCTCGACAGTATAATTACAAAATGTATGTTATTCCCTCTTGATCCACCCAACAACAGTAAATGGTTATCATTTCCTTTATTATAA